GAAAGCCACCGACTACGTGGTCCCGGCCCTCGAAATCCTCGACTCCCGGATCGAGATGGAGGGCCGGACCATCGTGGACACCATCTCCGACAACGCCGCCATGGGCGCCATGGTGGTGGGCGGCCGTCCGGTAAAGCCCGACGCCGTGGACCTCCGCTGGGTCTCCGCCATCCTGTACAAGAACCAGACCGTTGAAGAAACCGGGGTGGCCGCCGGGGTGCTGGACCACCCGGCCAACGGTGTCCACTGGCTGGCCAACAAAATCGCCGCCCACGGTGATTCGCTGAAGGCCGGTGACATCATCCTCGCCGGCTCCTTCACCCGCCCGCTCTGGGTCTACAAGGGCGACACCGTCCACGCCGACTACGGACCCCTGGGGAGTGTCACATGCCGCTTCGAATAGAGGACACTTTCCGGGATGCCTTAGCTGTACAAAAACACAAAGCAGGCCGTCCGCTGGCGGGGATGTGGGTGTGCTCCGGCAGCCCACTCATCGCAGAACTCTGCGCCGGATCCGGCCTGGACTGGCTCCTGGTGGACGCGGAGCACAGCCCCAACGGCCTCGAATCCATCCTCGCCCAACTCCAGGCCATCCACGGCTACCCCGTCCACACCATGGTCCGGCCGCCCGTGAACGACACCGTGGTGATCAAGCAGTACCTGGACCTGGGCGTCCAGAACCTCCTGATCCCCATGGTCAACTCCGTCACGGAGGCCGAGGCCGCGGTGGCCGCCACCCGCTACCCGCCGCAGGGTGTCCGCGGGGTTGGTTCGGCGCTGGCCCGCGCCGCCCGCTGGAACCGGGTCCCGGACTACCTGGCCCGCGCCGGTGCGACCATCAGCGTCACCGTCCAGATCGAATCGACGGCGGCCGTGGACGCCGTGGCAGACATCCTTAAGGTCGACGGCGTCGATGCCATCTTCCTGGGACCTTCCGATCTTGCCGCCTCCATGGGCCTGCTGGGCCAGCAGGAACACCCTGAGGTGCGTGCCGCCGTCGAACACTGCCTCGCCGCCGCAAAAGCAGCCGGGAAACCCGCGGGCGTGAACGCCTTCAACCCGGACACCGCCCGCGGCTATCTGGCCTCCGGCGCGGCGTTCATCCTCGTCGGGGCCGACGTCGCCCTCCTGGCCAGGGGGTCCGAAGCCCTCGCCGCGCAATACATCAAGCCATCTGACGGCGAAACGCCCGCCGGCTACTAGCCCGGGTGGTGATTGAGCCCGTCGAAACCAACCCGGCGGTTCAGCCCGTCAAAACCAATGCCCCTGTAGACGGCCAGATAAAAGCAAGTACTGAGTACTCGTGCTTGCCCGGCCGTCCGACCCTATGTTTACGGGCAGAGCCATCTTTTACGCGTTCCCGGCTGGCCACGGTTCTCTACGCACCAATGAAGCGGTGAGGCATTTGTCTATTTCCACCCAGGCCCCAACTTCGTTCAGAGGTCGCAGGACTTCCTGGCTTTTCACAAGGCGGGGAGGTGGTTTCCCGGCTGGTCTTCGTCTGCGCGGGTCGCGGGATCTGCGGCTTTATGCACTGCTGACAGTACTGCTGCTTGCGCTCGGTGGTGTCCTGGCCGTGCCGGTTGCGTCGTCTGCTGCTGAGGGTGACGTTGGAGTCGAGGGCCCGTCGCATTCGGGGACGGGAACGCCGACGGGTACGAAGCGGGCCACGAGTTCGTTGTGGTTCAACGACGGGGCCTGGTGGGGGAACCTGTGGGACACGGCCAGCTCGGATTTCCATATCTTCCGGTTCAGCGCCGGAACGTGGGTAGATACGGGTGTGCTGACGGAACCGAGGGCGAACACGCATCATGACGTGTTGTGGGACGGGACGACGTTGTATGTGGCGAGCTACCGGTTCGTCAATGATGGCCTGCCGGCTGAGCCGAACTTCCCGACGACGATGCGGCGTTACAGCTACGACCCGGTTAAGAAGACGTACTCGCTGCTGACTTCCACAAACATCAACAACTACCGCGTTGAGGCCCTGACCATCGATAAGGACTCCACTGGCCGGGTGTGGGCCACCTGGCAGCAGGGGAACCAAATCTACCTGAACGTCACTGCCACGGACGGCAAGACCTGGGGGACCCCATTCGCTCATCCAGCGTCGTTAAGCAACGTGTCCGGGGACGACACGTCGGCTGTCATCGCGTTCGGACCCGGCAAGATGGGTGTGATGTGGAGCCGACAGGTTGGTGACTCCACGGACGGCATGTACTGGAGCTACCACGTCGATGGAGCGCTGAATACCGACTGGACCGCTCCTGTGGCGGCGGTGTCAGGACTGCGCAGCAGTGATGACCATATGAACTTGAAGTGGCTGGACTCCTCGGGTGGCCAGGTTTTCGCCGCAGTCAAGACGTCCTTCACGTCGGCGTCCCAGCCGCTGGTCCAGCTGTTGGCGTTCAGTGGAACGACGTGGTCCGCATACCCGATCGCGGCTGTGTCGGAGTGCCCGAACCGGGTGATCGTCCTGATTGACGAGAGCACCCGGATGCTGCGGACGTTCGCTACCTATCCGAAACCGGGTGGCACGACGAACGCCGGTGTTTGCACCAGTTCGGGGGGTGCGGTCTACGAGAAATCCACGCCGCTGGACAACATCAACTTCACCACCGCGAAGACGGTTCGTATCGTGGACGCGGACCAGTATGTCCACAACGTCGCGTCGACGAAGCAGAATCTCAACAGTGCGGCGCGGGGCACTGCCAACAGCGGCCTGCTGGTGCTCTCCGATGTGAATGCCACGAGCAGGTACTGGCACTTTTACGACCCCAGCAGCGGTGGTGGCAGTAGTGATACGACCGCTCCGACCCTGACGGCTACGGCTCCGGCTGCCGCTGCCACCGGGGTGGCGGTGACGGCGAACGTGACGGGCTCGTTCTCGGAGGAAATGGATCAGTCGACGGTCACGTCGAACACGTTTACGTTGACGGCGGGGACGACGACGGTGCCGGCCACGGTGACGGCCACGGTGACGGCCACGGTGACGTACAACAGCACGGACAAAGTTGCGACGCTGGACCCCAGTACGGATCTGGCGCCGGGCACCACGTACACAGCGACAATCAGGGGCGGCTCCGGCGGCGTCAAAGATGTTGCCGGTAACGCGATAGCGTCGGACAGGACCTGGACCTTCACCACGGCTTCCGCGGCCGGCAGCACGTCGGAGACCGTCACGCTCACGGCCATCGCCGACAGCTATGTGTCGAGCGGAGCCACGGGGACGAACTATGGCACGAGTACCGCGTTATGGGTGGACAACAGCCCCGTGCAGGTCACGTACCTGAAGTTCGACCTGTCGGCGTATGCGGGCAGGACGCTGGAGAGCGCCACGTTGCAGCTGGGTAGCGCCGAGAATGGGTCGACGGGTAAGCAGAACGTCAAGCTGGTTGCCGATGACAGCTGGACCGAGGGCGGGATCACGTACAACAACCGCCCGGCGGCCGGCACCAGCATCGGCACGCTCGGCCCGACAGCCACCAACACCAGCTACAGCGTTCCGCTGACGGTCACTGGCCTGGCCGCCGAGCTCGGCCAACAGCTCTCACTTGGCCTGGACACCAGCAGCAGCGACGGCCTGCTCCTCAGCTCCAAGGAGGCCGGCAGCGCGGCCGCACCCCGGCTGGTGCTCACACTGAGGTAGGTTGCAACGGTGTATCGGACAGAAGTAAGCGGTCTTTCGATTGCCTACGAACGGACCGGTAAGGGCCCGGCGTTGGTGCTGCTGCATGGCTTTTCCCTGGATTCACGGATGTGGCGGCCACAACTGGAAGAACTCTCCGATGACTTCACGGTGTTTGCCTGGGATGCTCCCGGCGCAGGCCGCTCCTCCGATCCTCCCGGCCCCTTTGGACTCGGGGATTGGGCAGATTGCCTTGCCGGCTGCCTCCGTGCTGCCGGGCTCATGCGAGCACACATTCTTGGCCTTTCCTGGGGAGGAATCCTCGCGCAGGAGTTCTACCGTCGCCACCCGTCGTTCGTGGAGTCGCTGGTCCTGGCCGACACATATGCCGGCTGGAAAGGCTCCCTTCGCGATCCGCTTCCCCAACAGCGCCTTGACGCTTGCCTTCGTGATGCCTCGCTGCCGCCGGACGACTTTGTGGCAAAGTACCTTCCATCGATGTTCAGCCGCTCCCCTGGCCGGCAAGCCCTCGAGGAACTGGCGGGCATCATGCGCGGCTTCCATCCCTCAGGCTTCCGTCTGATGGCTAAGGCATCCGCCGTGGACACCCGTGAGATCCTGCCGACAATAGCCGTTCCCACCCTGCTGCTGTGGGGAGAATCGGACGGAAGATCGCCCATTACTGTTGCGCACCAGTTGCATGAGGGCATCGCCGGTGCACGGCTTTCTGTCATTCGTGAAGCCGGGCACGTCAGCAATCTGGAAAACCCGGAAGCATTCAATACGGAGATCCGCGACTTCTGCCTCAGGATCCCGCACTCGTAGTTTCCTGACCAGGGAGCCGGGCACACGAAAGCCCCTCAGCTGCCGCAGCGGGTAGCCACCGCAATCGGCGTTCCCTCAACGTCAAGGGTCCTGCGCGAAAAGACAAGAGAACCGGCCGGCAGGTAACGCAGACTGGGAGCAACCCGCCGGTCATCCGGCTCGCGCGTTTGCTACTCGGAGTGGAGTATCTCTTGGAAACCTATGATGCGCTTCTTGCGTCGATAACCCCCACGTCCGGCCCTACCCGGACCATCCCCGACCCGGCCACCGGCGAAACTGTTGGCGAGGCGCCCATCCACACCCTTGAATACCTGGAACAGGCCGTTGCCGCCGCCCAGGCAACGCAGCCGGCCTGGGCTGCCTTGGGCCACGAGGGCAGGTCGGCCGCCCTGCTCAAAGCAGCCGACGCCGTCGAACGCTCCGCCGAGGAGCTCGCCCGCCTGCTCTCCCGTGAGCAGGGCAAACCCCTCAATGGCCCCAACGCCCGCTTTGAAGTCGGGGCATGCGCCGCCTGGCTGCGCACCGCGGCCACTACCCCGCTGGAGCCGGAAACACTCGTGGACGACGGCGAAACGTACGCCGAACTGCACTACAAGCCCATCGGCGTCGTGGGTGCCATCGGCCCCTGGAACTGGCCCATGATGATCACCATCTGGCAGATCGCTCCCGCACTTCGGATGGGAAACGCGGTAGTGGTCAAGCCGTCTGAATACACGCCGCTGAGCGTCCTGGCGCTGGTATCAGTTATCAACGAAGAACTGCCCGAAGGCCTGCTGTCCGTGGTTTCCGGGGGCCGGGACGTAGGCGCCCGCCTCGCCGAACACCCGGCGGTCGGAAAGGTCATGTTTACGGGCTCCACCGCCACGGGCAAGGCCATCATCCGGTCCTCCGCGGACACCGTCAAGCGGCTCACCCTCGAGTTGGGCGGGAACGACGCCGGCATCGTCCTGCCCGACGCCGACCCCAAGGCGATCGCCGAAGGGCTTTTCTGGGGCGCCTTCATCAACACCGGCCAGACCTGCGCGGCCCTGAAGCGCCTCTACGTCCACGATGACATCTACGATGCCGTCTGCGAAGAACTCACCAAGGTCGCCGCGGCCATGCCCATGGGCAACGGCCTCGACGAGAACAACGTCCTGGGCCCGCTGCAGAACAAAGCCCAGTACAGCATCGTCGCCAACCTGGTGGACGCCGCCAAGGAATCAGGCG
This genomic interval from Arthrobacter sp. SLBN-100 contains the following:
- a CDS encoding CBM96 family carbohydrate-binding protein: MLWDGTTLYVASYRFVNDGLPAEPNFPTTMRRYSYDPVKKTYSLLTSTNINNYRVEALTIDKDSTGRVWATWQQGNQIYLNVTATDGKTWGTPFAHPASLSNVSGDDTSAVIAFGPGKMGVMWSRQVGDSTDGMYWSYHVDGALNTDWTAPVAAVSGLRSSDDHMNLKWLDSSGGQVFAAVKTSFTSASQPLVQLLAFSGTTWSAYPIAAVSECPNRVIVLIDESTRMLRTFATYPKPGGTTNAGVCTSSGGAVYEKSTPLDNINFTTAKTVRIVDADQYVHNVASTKQNLNSAARGTANSGLLVLSDVNATSRYWHFYDPSSGGGSSDTTAPTLTATAPAAAATGVAVTANVTGSFSEEMDQSTVTSNTFTLTAGTTTVPATVTATVTATVTYNSTDKVATLDPSTDLAPGTTYTATIRGGSGGVKDVAGNAIASDRTWTFTTASAAGSTSETVTLTAIADSYVSSGATGTNYGTSTALWVDNSPVQVTYLKFDLSAYAGRTLESATLQLGSAENGSTGKQNVKLVADDSWTEGGITYNNRPAAGTSIGTLGPTATNTSYSVPLTVTGLAAELGQQLSLGLDTSSSDGLLLSSKEAGSAAAPRLVLTLR
- a CDS encoding alpha/beta fold hydrolase, whose protein sequence is MYRTEVSGLSIAYERTGKGPALVLLHGFSLDSRMWRPQLEELSDDFTVFAWDAPGAGRSSDPPGPFGLGDWADCLAGCLRAAGLMRAHILGLSWGGILAQEFYRRHPSFVESLVLADTYAGWKGSLRDPLPQQRLDACLRDASLPPDDFVAKYLPSMFSRSPGRQALEELAGIMRGFHPSGFRLMAKASAVDTREILPTIAVPTLLLWGESDGRSPITVAHQLHEGIAGARLSVIREAGHVSNLENPEAFNTEIRDFCLRIPHS
- a CDS encoding HpcH/HpaI aldolase family protein, with translation MPLRIEDTFRDALAVQKHKAGRPLAGMWVCSGSPLIAELCAGSGLDWLLVDAEHSPNGLESILAQLQAIHGYPVHTMVRPPVNDTVVIKQYLDLGVQNLLIPMVNSVTEAEAAVAATRYPPQGVRGVGSALARAARWNRVPDYLARAGATISVTVQIESTAAVDAVADILKVDGVDAIFLGPSDLAASMGLLGQQEHPEVRAAVEHCLAAAKAAGKPAGVNAFNPDTARGYLASGAAFILVGADVALLARGSEALAAQYIKPSDGETPAGY
- a CDS encoding aldehyde dehydrogenase family protein, which codes for METYDALLASITPTSGPTRTIPDPATGETVGEAPIHTLEYLEQAVAAAQATQPAWAALGHEGRSAALLKAADAVERSAEELARLLSREQGKPLNGPNARFEVGACAAWLRTAATTPLEPETLVDDGETYAELHYKPIGVVGAIGPWNWPMMITIWQIAPALRMGNAVVVKPSEYTPLSVLALVSVINEELPEGLLSVVSGGRDVGARLAEHPAVGKVMFTGSTATGKAIIRSSADTVKRLTLELGGNDAGIVLPDADPKAIAEGLFWGAFINTGQTCAALKRLYVHDDIYDAVCEELTKVAAAMPMGNGLDENNVLGPLQNKAQYSIVANLVDAAKESGARILLGGNPDTARPGYFYPTTLVADIDDDNPLVAEEQFGPALPIIRYSTVDEAVEKANALDVGLGASVWSANLPAAREVAARLQAGTVWINKHGAVDPRVPFGGAKQSGYGLEFGVEGRKALGVPQVISG
- the hpaH gene encoding 2-oxo-hept-4-ene-1,7-dioate hydratase; this encodes MLDAKTIEAIADELLEAGRSRTPVPRLTARYPHMTVEDSYAVQQLWRRRNEEAGRALVGRKIGLTSKAMQDATGITEPDYGAIFDDMVLDTGCSVEWDQYTHPRVEVELAFVLKDGLKGPGVTIFDVLKATDYVVPALEILDSRIEMEGRTIVDTISDNAAMGAMVVGGRPVKPDAVDLRWVSAILYKNQTVEETGVAAGVLDHPANGVHWLANKIAAHGDSLKAGDIILAGSFTRPLWVYKGDTVHADYGPLGSVTCRFE